In Azospirillum thermophilum, the genomic stretch CAGCCGACCAGCACGGCGCCGCTTTCGGTATAGCGGACCGCGTTGGCGATCAGGTTGCGCAGGATTCGCTCCAGCAGGGCCGGATCGCTGAGGACGCTGGCCGAGGTCGGCACCACCCGCAGCCCGATCCCCTTGGCATCGGCCAGAACGCCGAACTCGGCCTCCAGCCGCTCGAACAACGGGCCGAGCGGGGTGGGGGCGACGACCGGCTCGACCACCCCCGATTCCAGCTTGGAGATTTCGAGGATCGAGTTCAGCAGGGCGCCCATGGATCGCTGGGCGCCGCGCAGGTCGGCGAGGACGGCGGCCGCCTTCGGGGTCTGCGGCTGGCGTTCCAGCATGCCGGTGAACATGCGGATGGCCTGCAGGGGCTGCTGCAGGTCGTGGCTCGCGTGGGCGAGGAAGCGGGACTTCGCGACATGCGCGCCCTCCGCGGCGTCCTTCGCCGTGCGCAGTTCGGCCGTGCGCTCCTGCACCTGCTGTTCCAGCGTGGCGTTGGCACGCTCCAGCGACTCCGCCATCCGGGCGATCTCGGCGAACTGGCGCTGCACGTGGCGCACCATCGGGCCGAAGATGACCGCCGCCTCGACCGCCAGCGTGGTCAGGGTCAGAAACAGCGCGAGAAGGCCCAGGCGATGGAGCATCTGGAAGCCCGCCTCGCCATCCTCCTGATAGCGCGCCACCATCTCCTCCAGCCGGGCGAGCAGGGGGCCGAGTGCTTCGCCGGTGATGCGGACGGCGTCTTCGGGGCGCAAGCTCTCCGGGCTGGCGGCCGCGGCGCGAAGCGCGGCGATGTAGGACAGCACCCGGTCGTTCAGCGGATCGGGCCCGGCGAAATAGAGGCTGCGCAGCGGGCTCGCCGCCTGCTTGCCGGAGGCCGGATCGGTCAGGCGCCGGTGGCCCTGCTCCAGCATGTCGGTCGCCTCCGTCAGCAGGGCGATGACCTGCAGCCGCTCCGTCTCGCCCGTCACATGCACCAGCCGCTCCACCAGCAGCGCGGTGCGTTGCGAGAGCATGCGCTGCCGGCCGGAGATGTTCACGATCTCCAGCATCGTCTCGTGCTGGCCGATCACCCGCTCGGTCATCAGGAAACCGGCGAGGGTGGAGATGGCGACGATCGCCAGCGCGATCCGGTAGCGCAGCGTCATCCAACTGGCGGTGGTGCTGTCGATCGGCACCTTGCGGCCCCTTCCTGTCGTGCTGGTTTACCCCATCCTGCCCGGACGGCTGCGGAATCGCCATGAGGCACAGCGCCTCCGCCGCGAATTCGTGTTGCGTCGCCCGGCGGGGGGCGGAACACCCTGCACGCCCCGGTGTTGGAGAAAGCGAAGTACACCCAGGCCCAGCCCTATGGAGAAACCCGATGTGGTGGCGTAACGTGACGTTGGTCTTCGCCGTGGTCTTCACGGCCGTCGGCCTGCTCGGATTCATTCCCTCGATGCTCAGCCCGCCGGCGGCCGGCGACACGCTGGCGATCGACTCGTTCCATGGCCTTCTGCTCGGCCTGTTCCCGGTGAACGTGCTGCACAACATCGTTCACCTGGCCTTCGGGCTGTGGGCGTTCTTCGCCTATTTCTCCGGCCGTCTGGCCTCCCGCGGCTATCTGCGGACGGTCGCGGTTCTCTACATCCTGCTGGCGGTCATGGGCATCATCCCGGGTCTGAACACCCTGTTCGGCCTCGTCCCGCTGCATGGCAACGACGTGTGGCTGCATGTGCTGATCGCCGCCGTCGCCGGTGCCGTCGGCTATCTGGTGCACGAGCCGGAAACCGATCGCGACCGCGCGACCTACCGGGCGTAATCCCCACCGCAGGGGGGAGCGTGGAGCAGGCAGCCGGTCAGGCGCCCGCCTCCTCCCGATAGCCGCAGGCTTCCAGTGCCGCCTGCATGTGCTCCGGAACGGGAGCGGTCGCACCGACCGGCTCCCGCTTCGGGTAGAGCGGCAGGGAGATTGCGCGGGAATGCAGGTGCAGCGGCTGCCCGTCCGGCCCGCCATACTGCGGGTCGCCAAGCAGCGGGCAGCCGAGCGCCGCGCAATGGACGCGGATCTGGTGGGTCCGGCCGGTGTGCGGCGTCAGTTCCAGCCAGGTGGTCCCATTGCCGCGGCCGCGCACCACATAGTCTGTCACCGCCGCCTGCCCGTCCTCGGCAGTGACGATCCGCCAGCCGCCGGTGCGGTTGCTGACCTTCTTCAAGGGCCACTCCATCCGGCCGGCGTCGGTCGGTGGGGAGCCGGCGACCACCGCCCAGTAGGTCTTGTCGACCTTGCCGTCCTGGAACAGGATGCCGAGCTTGCGCAGGGCCTTGGGGTGCCGTCCCAGGATCAGGCAGCCGGAGGTGTCGCGGTCCAGCCGGTGGGCGAGCGCCGGCGGTTTCGGCAGGCCGAAGCGCAAGGCGCTGAAGTAGCGCTCCAGATTCGGACCGCCGCCCGGTCCGGCATGGACCGGCAGCCCCGCCGGCTTGTCGAGGATCAGCATCAGCGCGTCGCGATAGAGGACGCGCGCCTGGATTTCTTCGGGTGTCATCATGCACGGGGCATCGCGGACGGACCGGCGCCGCCCCCCCTTGGGAGGGCGGCGCCTGGGCCTTACGCGAGCTTCAACTCCTTGAAGAAGTCGTTGCCCTTGTCGTCGACGATGATGAAGGCCGGGAAATCCTCCACCTCGATGCGCCAGATGGCTTCCATGCCGAGTTCGGGATACTCGATGCACTCCACCTTCTTGATGCAGTCCTGGGCCAGCCGGGCGGCGGCTCCACCGATCGAGCCGAGATAGAAGCCGCCGTGCTTCTGGCAGGCCGCGGTCACCTCCGGGCTGCGGTTGCCCTTGGCCAGCATGACCATGGAGCCGCCCGCCGCCTGGAACTGGTCGACGAAGCTGTCCATGC encodes the following:
- a CDS encoding ATP-binding protein; this translates as MPIDSTTASWMTLRYRIALAIVAISTLAGFLMTERVIGQHETMLEIVNISGRQRMLSQRTALLVERLVHVTGETERLQVIALLTEATDMLEQGHRRLTDPASGKQAASPLRSLYFAGPDPLNDRVLSYIAALRAAAASPESLRPEDAVRITGEALGPLLARLEEMVARYQEDGEAGFQMLHRLGLLALFLTLTTLAVEAAVIFGPMVRHVQRQFAEIARMAESLERANATLEQQVQERTAELRTAKDAAEGAHVAKSRFLAHASHDLQQPLQAIRMFTGMLERQPQTPKAAAVLADLRGAQRSMGALLNSILEISKLESGVVEPVVAPTPLGPLFERLEAEFGVLADAKGIGLRVVPTSASVLSDPALLERILRNLIANAVRYTESGAVLVGCRRQAGRLRIDVCDTGRGIAEPDRRRIFEEFIQLERPDRDRSEGIGLGLAIVDRLARLLGHGLSVRSVVGRGSTFSVTVPLTSDEPAAA
- a CDS encoding DUF4383 domain-containing protein — translated: MWWRNVTLVFAVVFTAVGLLGFIPSMLSPPAAGDTLAIDSFHGLLLGLFPVNVLHNIVHLAFGLWAFFAYFSGRLASRGYLRTVAVLYILLAVMGIIPGLNTLFGLVPLHGNDVWLHVLIAAVAGAVGYLVHEPETDRDRATYRA
- a CDS encoding RluA family pseudouridine synthase — protein: MTPEEIQARVLYRDALMLILDKPAGLPVHAGPGGGPNLERYFSALRFGLPKPPALAHRLDRDTSGCLILGRHPKALRKLGILFQDGKVDKTYWAVVAGSPPTDAGRMEWPLKKVSNRTGGWRIVTAEDGQAAVTDYVVRGRGNGTTWLELTPHTGRTHQIRVHCAALGCPLLGDPQYGGPDGQPLHLHSRAISLPLYPKREPVGATAPVPEHMQAALEACGYREEAGA